Genomic DNA from Bacteroidales bacterium:
TTTGATTGCATTAAAGACAATTATCTGGAACAAGGAGCCAGTAGTGGCGAACCCGGGGACAGATTTTTAAAAGGAAGGATTTTATATGATTCACTTGTTATCGGATATCTTCATATTCCCACGTTTTCAACAGCATACTTAAGAAGTTTTGTTGAGCAGGCGGCCCGGGAATTCAATGATTGTGATGCTGTTGTCATTGACATCAGGTTTAACGGGGGTGGCACCACTAAAAATTTCCAGCATGCTTTAGATCTGTTTTGTACCGAGAAGAAGCTTTACCTGAAGTCGAGATTTCGCAATGGTAAGCGTCACAGTGATTTATCTGAGATGTTTGACCATTATACACATCCGTCATCAATTGGGTGCAAGAATAAGCCTGTAGCCATTATTGCCAACAGTTATTCTTCGAGTTCATCGGAATTTTTTATTAAAGGCTTACAATCACAGAAAAAAGTGGTTTTAATTGGCGATACGACATGCGGGGCGTTTTCGCAGGTACATAGCCGGATTTTGCCAAACGGATGGACATTCCGGATAGGTTCGCAGGTGGTTTATACTCCTGAAGGTTTATTATACACAACTGCTGATGGAAAATATATCGAAGGGCATGGTATTGTTCCGGATTATTATGTGCCCGATAATCTGCAGAGGGCAAAAGATGGTCATGACAATCCCTTGGACAGGGCCATTTATGAGTTAGACAGGTGCATATCATTTTCTCCTTCCTCCCCGCTCTGCCACCGCTCAATGGCATCCCGTTTTGTCCTGGCCAACCCACGGTGCTTTGATTGAAGCACTGCCTGCATCAGGCGCCGTCATTAATAGTAAGAACACCTTTTAAAGGATCACCCAATGATAAGACGATCAGTTGTTAATATCTGGATTTATTCTATCGGGGCTATCCGCCCCGAACCCTGAGTCACTTTTTTTCTGCAGCAAAAAAAAGTGACCAAAAAATGCCGCCGCTGCTGAAAAAATCGCTAAAAATTAATTCACTGCGCTAAAAGAAAAGAACTCTCCCGATCAAGAATTCTGTGAATTTCAGTGTCCTGAAATCCTACAGATTCTAGATCGGGATCAGACAGCTTTTCTTTCTTAACGCTTCGTGAATTAATTTTCTTAACGCGTTTTTTCAGAGGCGGGCATCAGGGTCAGTAGGCGTTGTACTTATGGTATGGGGACGGACAGTATATCAGGTAGTACTCCATTTTCTATATTGTCGCCTGAAGGCAAAGCCTTCAGCCATTCGAGTCCATTTGTTATTAATTTTTATTTGTCTTCAATTCGTGAATTCGTGGCTAAAAACAGGATATCAGTGGTTTACGAAAAATCGTCAGATAAAACCTCTTCTGATCAAAACATCGGATGCGGATTCGCTGATTTATCTGGAACTTCCTGGATTACATCCCAGTGTTCGACGATTTTGCCATTTTCAACTCTGAAGATATCGACAACCGCCACCGTTTTATTTCCCATTTTGCTTCTGACGTGAAGGTATACCAAATCGCCGTCGGCTGCAATCCGCTGAAAATCGACTTTTTCTTTCGGGGCGTCTTTAAACCATACTTTCAGCGCATTGTACAGCGGATCACTGTTTTCATCATCGCGATCATAAGAAAAGACACAATCAGGTATTCAAGAATCGCATATCGAAGATCCGTATTAATCAGGAAAAGTATTTGCAGAGATAATAACAAAAAATAAAGATGCAATTGACTTCATAAATGATTTGTCGCTGTAATTGCTTGTCATCGTTGTTATGGATTTTCTGTCTTGGTTATGAAAGCACAATGCCTGAGGTTTTGCGATATGTGCCTTTTAACTGGTGAATGAGCGGTTTGAGGAAAGGCTATTTACTTAGAATTTAAGAGGTGGTCCCACAACTTGCATTCCATGTGTTTCATACAAATTCTTAAGCACTTGTTCCTGATCTTTTGGAATGTTACTACCGAGCTTACTTATTTGTTCAAAAAAATCCTCCATTGAACCGGCCGGTTGAAACAACACTAAAAGTTGTCCTTCGCCTTCATTAATTTTGGCAAAAGCATGAGGTATCGTCCTTGGTGCAAATGCAGAGTCTCCAGGTTTTATAGTAAAAGTGTCCTCACCAACTTTTACGGTGAATTCTCCTTTGATCACATAGAACCATTCGTCTTGTTCATGATGAAGATGAAATGCCGGGCCGCCCTTTTCTTGTCGAAAAGTATTGTAAATTAACAAATCACCATCGGTATCTTGGGAAGATACAATACGGTTAAATTGACCACCCATAATATTAAGTTCCTTCTGAAACCTGTCTTTTCCAGAACTTACTTTAAAGCCTTTTTTTGGTCTTTCTTTAGAATAGGTTTTATTGGGTTTGTCCTTTGCATAGATTTGATTTGTAGAAATCAATACTGTTGCAAGAACGGGAAATTGAAGAAATAGCCTGCGTTTCATTTTTTTGTGAAATTTAATTGTATGCCAAGTGAAACAATCTATGGAAAAGAAAGTTACACGACAATCTATAAATTCCGAATAAAAGCTCGAAAGGCAATCAAACTGTGATGGGTGATGGAAGAAAAACAAATGTTATTGGCTATGACCGCTTGTTAGGCTGCGTTTTAACAGAAGGCCTGCTGCATCGCATTAATCTACTCAAAGAAATGAATAAAACTGTCGATGCTGAAATAGGTCAAAAAGCAAGGATAGATCCGAGATTCAATGATTTGGAGGTAACCTATGAATTTCAAGATATCAGGCCTAAAAACATTCGTGAAATGCTTGACAACTTATCCAAAGCAACGGAAGGTAAGGCGTCAATGAGCCGCAAAAGGGCTGTCGAACTGAATCCAATTATTGATGATCCAAAGGAAGAATTGGTACAGTTAGAAAAGGAAATACAAGAGGAACAAGAATCCATGCTACCAAAAGGCGACTACTATGATTATAACAATTTCAAGAATAGCTAATTAATTGGGTGGATAAGGTAAAGTTACTTCAACAAATTGAACACAAGAAGCTCTGAAAAAACCAAGGGCACCACTGCTTATATTCGATGGTGGAGATGAAGGAGTTGGAGAATAGATTCCACCATCATTTCTAAATTGTGCAATCAATCCCCTATAATATTCGTAGATCTGTTTGGTTATTGAATGCATTTCAATCCGATAAGTTAATCCGGCCCTTTTAAAACATCGGATGCGGATTGGCTGACTTCTCAGGGACTTCCTGGATTACATCCCAGTGTTCAGCGATTTTGCCATTTTCGATCCTGAAGATATCCACCACGGCCACTGTTTTATTTCCCATTTTGCTTCTGACGTGCAGGTAAACCAGGTCGCCGTCGGCAGCGATCCGCTGTAGATCAACTTTTTCTTTTGGAGCATCTTTAAACCAGACTTTCACTGCATCATACAATGCTTTACGTCCGTCGGGAAGTGCAGGGTTATGCTGGATGTAATCCTCAGCCAGGTATTTTAAAATTACTTCCGGGTTTTTATCGCCAAAAAGTTGCTGGTAAAATTCAGTTACCATCTTTTTGTTGGCTTCGATTTGCTGAAAACGCTGTTCACAGTTTTTTTCATTTTGAGCGAAAATTATGATGGGTAAAAATGAAAAAATGAAACAAAAAACAACAAGGTTGTATTTCATGGCAGGTTCTTTTACACCTTAACACTCAGGGACAAAAAAAGTTCCGACGGCATGGTAGCCAGGGGGCAAACCACCTAAAGAATGCAATCCAGGTGCTTTCATTTAAATAACCACCTCAGTCTTTTAACGATGTGCAGGATAAGATATACAGAAAGAATTAGGGCAAGCTTATCGTGAATTTCAATGAAGCTTTCCCGCACGATTTGATCGCCGTTCAATAAATCAATAAACCAGGGGATCAATCCTGTAAGCGCAACAAGGATAAAAAGTAAAGATAATACCAGAACCTGTTGGTTTTTTGATATGAGTTTCTTTGTAATCACTCCTTTGTACCATTTCCAATGCCTGTAAATATGAACCAATATAAATGCAGAAAATGCAACAATTGAAATCTTATGAAATGCGGACCAATCGCTGTAGGTAATTCCTGTTTCATTTAATGTCCGATCACCATGCTGACCCATATGATAGTTCACCTGGATGAAAATTCCTGAAAATACAGATGCCATGCCAAAAATGAGTAATCCCGGGTTGATGATGAAACGATTTATGTTTTTATCCATGAGAGTACCCTCCTATTCATTGTCGTGTTTCCTTATTGCACCAGTCGTGCAAACTCTCATACATTTCCTACAGCCTGTGCATGCAATGCCGTTACGGAATATGATATGTTTATGCCACGGCAGATTGATCCGGCCAATGACATTTTGAGAACATACGTCCATACATTTCCAGCATGCTTCGCATTTATTTGTATCAAGGATGACAAACGCGGTGTTTGTATGTGTTTGCTTAACGAATCGTTGTCTCATGTTAGATTATTTTGAGCAAAAATCCTCAGAAAATCACGATCAAACGATAACAATTGTTAAGAAATGGACTTACTTCCGGTTTCTTATCCGGCTGAGCGAAATAGGCGTAATCCCTAAATACGAAGCTATATAATGTTGCGGAACCCGCTTAATGATTTCAGGATGGTTTTTAACCAGGTCTTCATATCTTTCTTTGGGTGAGTCTTTAATACGCGACAGAAAAAGCTGGGCGTAATTTCTGAAACGTTGAAACAGGTATTCATTAAAACCATCCCTTACTTCCGGAAAAACTTCATTAATCTTTTTGAAAGTTTCCCTGCTGATTAAAACGATTACTGAAGGTTCAATACTTTCAATGGTGAACAGGCTGGGTTCATTGTTTAAAAAACTATCAATAGAGGCAACAGGCTGGTTTTCAAAAAAGAATTGTAATGTAATATCTTTCCCGTCCTTATTAAACCATTGTCTCAGGCAGCCTTTTTTAATACAAAAAATATGATGCGATATTTCACCATCATGCAATAAAACGGTTTTTGATGGTATCGAAATCTCAACAAATGAATCTTCAATTTGCGACCAGATCTCTTTGTTGTTTTTAATTATTTCAACCAGTTTATCAAACATAATTGCACCGGCCTGATTTGTTCATTATCTATTCATAATCTGACAGAAGATCTACCTTTTTTTAAGCTTATCCGAAAGGTAGCCAAATATATCATATTAGCTATTCCAAATCAGATTCACACTGTTAAATCAAGTTGCTGGCTATTTAAATAGCACCGTTAGGGGCGACATTATGGTAGAATTGAAAGAATAACCATAATGTCGCTCATCTTGATCAGTGTTTATTCATGTACGCCATTCCAAAAGTAAAAAAGCGACCATGGGTCGCCCTTTTATTAGTGATCCCGGCACGATTGGAACGCGCGACCCGCATTCAGATTGTCACCAACCTGGTGATTTCACCAACCAGCTGTACCGGTAACTCAGTCATTACAGGAATGCTGTTTTCATCGGTTCTTTTGCAAAAGACAACCGAATTGGAACCGTAGGCCAGTTTGCGCCTGGTCGTTCCGGCCACACTAAAGTATTCGAAATAAAAGGTTATGCCTTTACCGGTTAATTCCCGGATGTACATGGAAACTGCTATATCTTCGAATGGCATGGCTTCCTGCAGATGGTTTACGGTGCTGTGCAGCGTCAGAAACTCGCCCTTTCTTCCGGCTCCGGTCATAATATCCGGGATGCGCTGATAAAGGTACTCATCGATCATCAGTGATTGCCATACATAATAATTCGAGTAATATAAGTTACCCACTGTATTGCTGTGGGAAAGTCCTGTGGAAAAAGTATTTTCATGCAGTACTACCGGTGGCCGAAGCTGATTATCCGTTTTGTATACCGGTTTACCTGCAAGGTCCATCTGCGGGAAGTCGTTTTTGCTGAATATACCCTGTTCCGGTGAATGGGTTGCTTTGTACTTCTTTAAAAACTCAATGAAATATCCCGGAATAGGTGCTTTTTTAACCACTCCCCTGTCTTCAATTTTCACCCAGGTTGTGGAAAGACTGCAATCAGCCAGCACTTTCTTCTTTCCCTTTTCATTTTTGTAAAACATGAATTCCAGATCAATGAGACTATTCGGAAGATCCGAGCGATCCGTGATCCGGAGATTCCCCGTTACCTGGTCCAGGGTTCCGGCTTCCTGGCTTATCCTGATCTCTGACGCATTGGTCACCATTCCGTATTCGCCTGACCCCAGGTCGTTCAGCATTTCTTTTCCGATAGGGGTAAGCACCAGTTCCCTGAGGCTTCCCATCCAGTCGATAAAGCTCGTAAAATGCGTTTTACCGTAAAATCCACGGCAATCCCGAAATGTAGTAAGGAAAGTATGTGTGAAAGCGCCCAGGTCCCTGTTAAAGTTTACTTCAGTTGATACCTGAGCAGTCCTTAACTCTTCGTTATCGGACTTTTTCAACGTAACAAGGGTCGAAATGATTACCGTATTGGATGGCAACAATTCAACCGGGAACGTCAGGACCGTCCTGGATTCATTCCCTGTCGCCAGCACCCGGAAGAAAACTCCTTTTCCTTCTGTTTTTTCGATGCGTATATCCAGCGGAACCATACCCAGTGATTTGATCAGTGCTTCCTTAACACACCATATCCTGGTAAAGCTTACATCATCATCATGATCAATGTTTTTGAGCTGTTCCAGCACCGTTGAAAATTTACCTTCGGTGAGTTGCTCCCATTCTTCCCTCTCGCGATTGCATATATACTCGATATCACATCCCTGGTCTCCGGCTCCCATAGTCATCATCAGAACGGAGCGGCTATGTGACAGTGAAATATTCACCTGTCTGTTTTCTAAAACAGGCTTTCCGTTAGGAGCCCAGGCTATCGTGCAGGGTTTTTCAATATCCTGAAAAGTATTGATCCAGGAACTGAATACACCGTTTTCGATTTCATGCCTTTCATTCCTGTCTGTTCTGTTAAACTCCTTATCATGTTTATAAAGATTTATATGAAGTTTACCATCGATAAACGATTCATACTGGTCCATTTCAGCATTCAACTTTTCCCTGAAAAGTGTATCCAACGCTGCAATCTTTGTTGCATCGGGATATTGCGGCGTTGATTCAAGAGCCTTGACTTCATAGCCTGTGATCTTCTCCACAATCCTGTCGTTGCAAACAAATTCCACATTACAAAGAGCCCTGTTCTCCGATTGTTCAACCAGGGCGCTATTGACCAGGCCCCTGTTATTCAGAACACCCGTATCATAAATATCCCATCTTTTTATGGATACCGGGAGGTATTTCTTCCCGGTAAGGTAAATCTGAACCGACTGGAGAAGAACATCCCTCAGTAAAGGATTGCCGGCAATCATAGGAGAACGGATCTCCTCACTCCAGGCTTCCTGGGAACCATCACTGCCGTTCATTTTTGTAATGAAAGCAGCCTCTTCCCTGTCGAGGGAAACCATTTTATCGATATGCTGAAATTTCGGACCCTGGAACAGCAGCCAGGAATAAAGGTCGGATTCTGGACTGATTTTCAGAAATTCATCGGGAAGCTGAACCGGCTTTGAAACTTCAATTGGTTCAGTGTGGATGGTGAATTCGCCTGAAAAATGGAATTCGGTGAAACCGGAATCTTCAGTGGAGATCCCTGCAAAAATTCGGATACTCTCATTGCCCGGTTGACCGTTCTCCATCAGGCGGGCTGATAACCCGATTTCCATGCTTCCTACAGGAGGAACCACAACCGGCCGTCTGAGCGAGATGTTTTCAATAGTAAATCCTGCAGGTTTTGAAACTCCCGCCAGGAAACACGATACCTGGGCCATGGCTTCCAAACCGAACACGGTTGGAAATAACAAGGAACCTGAATAATTGTGATCATTCAGGTAAAGATCTGTTGATGCATCCAATTCCACCCTGGCTGAAATTTCCCTGCCCGGTTCATAAGACCGGATATCCTTAAGAAACCGGTTTGCCGTTATCATGGGTTTTATCGTATTCCATGTATCCAGTCCCCCCATCCGGCTTGAAATCACTATTTGCTGATCGGTATTTTCATGGTTGACCCAGAAAAGAAATTCCCTGATACCCGCTTCAGGGTTGATTGAGCCTATTCCCCTGGATGCCAAGTGACTGTTACTGCCCAATCTTACACCCATACCGATTTCGTCCCATATGCTGTAAGCGATTGTACGTATTTGAATTTTTGAATTCGCAACAGTTGAACGCAGAAACAAATCGAGGTTCTCATTGGAGAAAGCATACCAGCTGTTTCCGGGCATTCCGGTAATCCCGATAATCGAAGTGAGCGCTATGTAATGCTTAATGCTGAATTGTTGGAGCGCCTCGTGAAGATTAAAAAACCCGGAGATTTTTGGCGCCATTTCTTTCAGCGCGTCCTCATATGCGACCCTTTCGGCCTTTGCCGGGACGTTCCTTCCTGCACCATGTAAAACACCGGTAATAGTGCCATATTTTTTACAGATATCGCTGATTGCATTCTTTACAGTCAGTGCATCTGTAATATCACACTGGTAATAACTGACCTCGAGATTTTCTTTGCGATACCGGTCAAGCAACGATTCAATTTCAGATGTTACCGCGGAACTGCCTAAAAGAGCCGTTTTGCATTTTGATTCCTTTGCCAGTGCGAACATGCATTCTGCCGTAATCCCTTTTGCACCGCCGGTGGCGACAAAAACATCGCCCGATGATGGAGCATCCGCAATATCATTTACATTCTCATGCGCTAATGCCCTGTAGGCCATCCGTCTTCTGAGTAAAGAGGCATCATATCCGACCGCATCAAAACGCTGTTCAGTAAGAAACTCCTGCATGACTGACCTGATTCCGGTTTCCGGCTGAATGCTTTTATCGGTTTCCACAACCCTGATCATCAACTCCGGTCTTTCATGATGCAGGCTGGCCGCGAATGATACCACACCTGCGCCGGGAACCTGCTTCGCCCCGTGGATATTCTTCACAAATAACCCGTCGTTGAACTGCAGGAAGCCGATCATTTCCATTTCATCGAGGCGGGACGTTAATGTAGTGAGTAACCTGACGGTTTTCCTGATGGCTGATTCATTCAGCGGATCCCGGGGTACCAGAACTAAAATGCAGCAGTTTTGAAATGAGGCAAGCGTATTCATTTCAGCGGACTTAACCCATATTACTCTTACAGGAAGCTTTCCGGTGATCAGATTCAACTGGTCCGGATTTATATCTTCATCATGAAGAATCACAAGGCATTTCTCGTTCCAGAATTCATTAAAATGCTGTTCTTCAACCGGTAATGATTCCTCTTGTAATTCAACCGTATAGGAGTTAACCCAATCTGTAGTGTAATCATTGCCTTTCTCGTTCACACCCTCAGGAGTCGTATTATCTGAAAACTCCTTAATGATCTGGTTAATTGTAGAGTTTGCAAGCGTTCCGGCGTTTATTCGTTTTTGAATATTGAATTTTTTCTGCAGGTGTGAAATGAAGGATCCAGCTTTTATGCTATCCATGTTCAGATCATCGAGAAGCCTGTTTTCACCGGATAAGGCTTCCCGCGGAAAACCGGTTCGACGTGCCAGTTCCAGGTAAATTTCATCTGTAAGTGAAGTTGTTTTCCCGGCAGAATTCTGCTGATTCGAAACCTTTTGAGATCCAGGCCCGATTACCGTTTGGAGGTTGTGAATCAATTCGCCGATTGGTGCATTTGATAGCAATGATACATTTAATTTGCCGGGAATTCCAAGTGTTTTGGCAATACCGTTTACCAGTGTAGCCGATTTTATGCTGTCCAGGTTGAGATCATCCAGCAACCGTAGCTGATCATTTAAAGTTTCCTGGTTAAACCCGGTCATTTCATGAATTCTTCTGTACACAAGCTGCTGTACTTCAGGAGTATCACTCTGCTGAGGTGCTGAAACCGGTTTGGTATGCAATACAGGCTTGGGCTCATTTACTTCTCCGGCCGGATGCATCTCTTTAAAATGCCTGTAATCGGTATCCACCATTTCACGAATGAAGGAACCCCTCTTCTTCAGATAATTCCTGAATTCATTTCCGGGTTTCATATCCAGCAATTCATGGAAAGATTCCCTGCTTTCATGATGTGGAACCTCAACCTCGGGGAATGGCTTTTCGAGGGGATTGACAATGAAATTTTTCAAACTTGCCGGAATAAAAGGACGGATCAACCGGTCCTTGTATAATTCTTCGGTATTGATAGGACTACCTGATACAAATACAGCACCCAACAAAACATTCAGCGAAAGGTCATCTTCGGCGACTGGTTCAACAGGAAATACAGGCAGGTCAGGATCAATAGAAGAAATCAATCCGCTCAGAACTCTTCCCGGGCCTATTTCGAGGACAATATCACATTTCTTTTTCAGGGTGTTTACTGAACTTATAAAATCGACGGGACTGGTAGCCTGGGATGCAAAATACGTATTCAAATCGTTGCATTCCGTAAGGATATTTCCGTTCATACTGCTGATTAACGCAATATCCGGATTTTTCTGCGATGTGTGAGGCAGGTTGAAACCTGCAAGGTCGCCGGCCACATCGGCAATCAGATCGGAGTGAAAAGCAGCAGAAACCGGAAGTTCAACACCTGAGATCTGATCTTCTGAGGCTAATTGAAGAATATTCTTAATGGCAGCGGATGTTCCGCTGATTACAGTTTGTTGCGGGGCGTTGATATTGGCAATAGTTGCATATTCCTTCACCCTTTGAATAAATTTTTGAG
This window encodes:
- a CDS encoding S41 family peptidase codes for the protein MRNFLAFISLIIICISCESNMIQEEFNDSPPEVFDAFWTEFDCFYGAFNAKRINWDSLKVVCGENLNAASDNDQLFKSICKLLDALNDGHADINAEGRKYRSWNRRSKSFFRDTCTQDTRLTHYIFDCIKDNYLEQGASSGEPGDRFLKGRILYDSLVIGYLHIPTFSTAYLRSFVEQAAREFNDCDAVVIDIRFNGGGTTKNFQHALDLFCTEKKLYLKSRFRNGKRHSDLSEMFDHYTHPSSIGCKNKPVAIIANSYSSSSSEFFIKGLQSQKKVVLIGDTTCGAFSQVHSRILPNGWTFRIGSQVVYTPEGLLYTTADGKYIEGHGIVPDYYVPDNLQRAKDGHDNPLDRAIYELDRCISFSPSSPLCHRSMASRFVLANPRCFD
- a CDS encoding cupin domain-containing protein, with product MKRRLFLQFPVLATVLISTNQIYAKDKPNKTYSKERPKKGFKVSSGKDRFQKELNIMGGQFNRIVSSQDTDGDLLIYNTFRQEKGGPAFHLHHEQDEWFYVIKGEFTVKVGEDTFTIKPGDSAFAPRTIPHAFAKINEGEGQLLVLFQPAGSMEDFFEQISKLGSNIPKDQEQVLKNLYETHGMQVVGPPLKF
- a CDS encoding phage portal protein, coding for MGDGRKTNVIGYDRLLGCVLTEGLLHRINLLKEMNKTVDAEIGQKARIDPRFNDLEVTYEFQDIRPKNIREMLDNLSKATEGKASMSRKRAVELNPIIDDPKEELVQLEKEIQEEQESMLPKGDYYDYNNFKNS
- a CDS encoding nuclear transport factor 2 family protein; the protein is MKYNLVVFCFIFSFLPIIIFAQNEKNCEQRFQQIEANKKMVTEFYQQLFGDKNPEVILKYLAEDYIQHNPALPDGRKALYDAVKVWFKDAPKEKVDLQRIAADGDLVYLHVRSKMGNKTVAVVDIFRIENGKIAEHWDVIQEVPEKSANPHPMF
- a CDS encoding DUF4405 domain-containing protein, producing the protein MDKNINRFIINPGLLIFGMASVFSGIFIQVNYHMGQHGDRTLNETGITYSDWSAFHKISIVAFSAFILVHIYRHWKWYKGVITKKLISKNQQVLVLSLLFILVALTGLIPWFIDLLNGDQIVRESFIEIHDKLALILSVYLILHIVKRLRWLFK
- a CDS encoding Crp/Fnr family transcriptional regulator, with translation MFDKLVEIIKNNKEIWSQIEDSFVEISIPSKTVLLHDGEISHHIFCIKKGCLRQWFNKDGKDITLQFFFENQPVASIDSFLNNEPSLFTIESIEPSVIVLISRETFKKINEVFPEVRDGFNEYLFQRFRNYAQLFLSRIKDSPKERYEDLVKNHPEIIKRVPQHYIASYLGITPISLSRIRNRK
- a CDS encoding SDR family NAD(P)-dependent oxidoreductase translates to MSKTNKPDKSCKIAVIGIGCIYPGAHNPLHLWENILSRRRQFREMPDVRLPNHDYYDPDPLVLNKTYQNKAAVIDGYSFDWLDKKIPKQTFESTDIVHWLALDTALQAIEDAGYSRNNLPGEKTGAILGNTLTGEFTRSNQMLLRWPYVRKALRESAKKKGLSDMVDELESTMEAYYKSVFHPVTEDTLAGGLANTIAGRICNYLDVHGGGYIVDGACSSSLLAIVTAANYLELHQMDMVIAGGVDISLDTFELIGFAKTGALTSDEMRVYDINGRGFLPGEGCGMVVLKRLEDAIRDNNPVYAVIDGWGISSDGKGGITAPSVDGQSRALIRAGEKAGIDPVELSFIEGHGTGTKVGDKVEIEAITNALQRNGELQSRHCGVTSFKSIVGHTKAAAGIGAFIKTAIALNRRIIPPTANIKEPNPVFVEKARCLYPVIHGEVKNPSDELYAGVSAMGFGGINSHVILHSGSRPFVKLEPVLEERKLMASVQTHELFLFTGHTRAEVIESLKVSRHNAKGISYAELSDLACFQNEKIDFTGEYRAAIIAETPFNLEKKIDLLITRLNESDDSSIIRLESGTVIAGQKKENLRIGAAFPGQGSQRINMARKLVERYDWARTMVKTAADLFERDNSSDLRSFIFRDQERASDKDQLKYWQSQLKPTDIAQPTITLASLLWFEYLKRLGIRVSCVTGHSLGELMAFHAAGLLPFDSLLSLSIFRGKSMAVKGSGSMASLQCSAVEAQKFIQRVKEYATIANINAPQQTVISGTSAAIKNILQLASEDQISGVELPVSAAFHSDLIADVAGDLAGFNLPHTSQKNPDIALISSMNGNILTECNDLNTYFASQATSPVDFISSVNTLKKKCDIVLEIGPGRVLSGLISSIDPDLPVFPVEPVAEDDLSLNVLLGAVFVSGSPINTEELYKDRLIRPFIPASLKNFIVNPLEKPFPEVEVPHHESRESFHELLDMKPGNEFRNYLKKRGSFIREMVDTDYRHFKEMHPAGEVNEPKPVLHTKPVSAPQQSDTPEVQQLVYRRIHEMTGFNQETLNDQLRLLDDLNLDSIKSATLVNGIAKTLGIPGKLNVSLLSNAPIGELIHNLQTVIGPGSQKVSNQQNSAGKTTSLTDEIYLELARRTGFPREALSGENRLLDDLNMDSIKAGSFISHLQKKFNIQKRINAGTLANSTINQIIKEFSDNTTPEGVNEKGNDYTTDWVNSYTVELQEESLPVEEQHFNEFWNEKCLVILHDEDINPDQLNLITGKLPVRVIWVKSAEMNTLASFQNCCILVLVPRDPLNESAIRKTVRLLTTLTSRLDEMEMIGFLQFNDGLFVKNIHGAKQVPGAGVVSFAASLHHERPELMIRVVETDKSIQPETGIRSVMQEFLTEQRFDAVGYDASLLRRRMAYRALAHENVNDIADAPSSGDVFVATGGAKGITAECMFALAKESKCKTALLGSSAVTSEIESLLDRYRKENLEVSYYQCDITDALTVKNAISDICKKYGTITGVLHGAGRNVPAKAERVAYEDALKEMAPKISGFFNLHEALQQFSIKHYIALTSIIGITGMPGNSWYAFSNENLDLFLRSTVANSKIQIRTIAYSIWDEIGMGVRLGSNSHLASRGIGSINPEAGIREFLFWVNHENTDQQIVISSRMGGLDTWNTIKPMITANRFLKDIRSYEPGREISARVELDASTDLYLNDHNYSGSLLFPTVFGLEAMAQVSCFLAGVSKPAGFTIENISLRRPVVVPPVGSMEIGLSARLMENGQPGNESIRIFAGISTEDSGFTEFHFSGEFTIHTEPIEVSKPVQLPDEFLKISPESDLYSWLLFQGPKFQHIDKMVSLDREEAAFITKMNGSDGSQEAWSEEIRSPMIAGNPLLRDVLLQSVQIYLTGKKYLPVSIKRWDIYDTGVLNNRGLVNSALVEQSENRALCNVEFVCNDRIVEKITGYEVKALESTPQYPDATKIAALDTLFREKLNAEMDQYESFIDGKLHINLYKHDKEFNRTDRNERHEIENGVFSSWINTFQDIEKPCTIAWAPNGKPVLENRQVNISLSHSRSVLMMTMGAGDQGCDIEYICNREREEWEQLTEGKFSTVLEQLKNIDHDDDVSFTRIWCVKEALIKSLGMVPLDIRIEKTEGKGVFFRVLATGNESRTVLTFPVELLPSNTVIISTLVTLKKSDNEELRTAQVSTEVNFNRDLGAFTHTFLTTFRDCRGFYGKTHFTSFIDWMGSLRELVLTPIGKEMLNDLGSGEYGMVTNASEIRISQEAGTLDQVTGNLRITDRSDLPNSLIDLEFMFYKNEKGKKKVLADCSLSTTWVKIEDRGVVKKAPIPGYFIEFLKKYKATHSPEQGIFSKNDFPQMDLAGKPVYKTDNQLRPPVVLHENTFSTGLSHSNTVGNLYYSNYYVWQSLMIDEYLYQRIPDIMTGAGRKGEFLTLHSTVNHLQEAMPFEDIAVSMYIRELTGKGITFYFEYFSVAGTTRRKLAYGSNSVVFCKRTDENSIPVMTELPVQLVGEITRLVTI